A single window of Amphiura filiformis chromosome 17, Afil_fr2py, whole genome shotgun sequence DNA harbors:
- the LOC140138101 gene encoding LOW QUALITY PROTEIN: uncharacterized protein (The sequence of the model RefSeq protein was modified relative to this genomic sequence to represent the inferred CDS: inserted 1 base in 1 codon; deleted 1 base in 1 codon): MAGEDAEIICLDSSEDEKETAETPQNLPGKVLFEKFVSTCSSLIPDLKKRATMIGLMEKRFNQAREAFQESEEFANILTAHITELETKKKEAFKHILDVVNVLKSATSIEGKKSSKSKHKKTRTDDRTSKLQPKEIESKSGSDTDKSRSGPLREVTSGSERESTAPESDSYTQLKEEHRNATLEQSASELDTTGQEKNASEEEQDNEKDTQDHNDISFVSETKKTVVVETDVAKAVSEEEQDNEKHEQFQSVNNDSDANANLELNHQVHVEPLPKPKKKKKVSHRQIRKYERLLHKLSTEIKRLSEKELTLDEMDEEDSTHILEYQLRKRATKVYEKLCELKEVQPKTGRVSERRIKFQGTRFPEINKKLEKLANLPEYFPDFQDVYILISKVNDRKDLRLDRKRMHNIAKDAFEMIGKKLQQRRQEDFLANFSSHPTLDFVEAQDPAELDLELQMKLKTNYKLGSQNLNQIAQSYEKKQESNEXNGVDMEVSSQNSASDASDDDIQAPKKKKRRIDLITVVDDDDDDDDHGGGGSGNEDESQSDDTADETFRSAWADDEDDESEGDDKEADDDDAEDFGAFSPLPVDDGDVKEKDGDEDKGDDDGDEKEKDDESDGAEDFGALSPLTDDDEDEPIELSDEENEEVKSLPPQGDDHELKSDSENDSNAAHSNPPDATSNIVSSSDTNMSITNSVDPTPQSVSLNNGHSKNHDTITAGKPGVPVKTSQKDVRTATNVDPMQGR, from the exons ATGGCGGGTGAAGATGCAGAAATCATTTGTTTGGATTCAAGTGAAGACGAAAAAGAAACGGCGGAAACCCCTCAAAATCTTCCTGGAAAAGTTTTATTTGAAAAG TTTGTATCAACATGTAGCTCTTTAATACCAGATCTGAAAAAGAGAGCAACAATGATTGGTCTGATGGAAAAACGTTTCAATCAGGCCAGAGAGGCCTTCCAGGAGTCGGAAGAATTTGCCAACATTCTAACAGCTCACATCACTGAGCTAGAGACCAAGAAGAAAGAAGCCTTCAAACACATACTGGatgttgttaatgttttaaaatctGCAACATCTATAGAGGGGAAGAAGTCATCCAAATCAAAACATAAGAAAACAAGAACAGATGATAGGACTAGCAAATTACAGCCAAAGGAAATTGAGAGTAAGAGTGGGAGTGACACAGACAAGTCCAGGTCGGGACCTTTAAGAGAAGTGACCAGTGGTAGTGAACGAGAAAGTACAGCTCCTGAGTCAGACTCCTACACCCAACTCAAGGAGGAGCACAGAAATGCAACTTTGGAGCAATCGGCTTCTGAACTTGATACCACAGGGCAAGAAAAGAATGCATCTGAGGAAGAACAAGATAATGAAAAAGATACGCAAGATCACAATGATATTTCATTTGTAAGCGAGACAAAGAAAACGGTTGTCGTGGAGACCGATGTTGCCAAAGCTGTGTCTGAGGAAGAACAAGACAATGAAAAACATGAACAATTTCAATCTGTTAACAATGATTCAGATGCAAATGCCAACTTGGAACTTAATCATCAAGTACATGTAGAACCTTTACCAAAacctaaaaaaaagaaaaaggttaGCCATAGACAAATCAGAAAATATGAGAGACTACTCCACAAATTGTCCACTGAAATCAAGAGACTTAGTGAGAAAGAACTTACTTTAGATGAAATGGATGAGGAAGATTCCACGCATATTCTTGAGTACCAGCTCAGGAAACGAGCTACAAAAGTTTATGAAAAACTTTGTGAACTTAAAGAAGTGCAACCCAAAACAGGGCGTGTGAGCGAGAGACGTATCAAATTCCAAGGCACACGGTTCCCAGAAATCAATAAAAAGTTGGAGAAGCTTGCCAATCTTCCTGAATATTTCCCAGATTTTCAAGATGTATATATTCTTATTAGCAAAGTCAATGACAGGAAAGACTTGAGATTAGATAGGAAGAGAATGCATAATATCGCCAAGGACGCTTTTGAGATGATCGGCAAGAAACTTCAGCAACGAAGACAAGAGGACTTCCTCGCCAACTTCAGCTCCCATCCAACTCTAGATTTTGTTGAGGCTCAAGATCCAGCAGAACTTGATCTTGAACTTCAGATGAAACTTAAAACTAATTATAAGCTTGGTAGTCAAAATCTGAACCAAATTGCACAGTCTTACGAGAAAAAGCAAGAATCTAATG CAAATGGGGTTGACATGGAAGTTTCATCTCAAAATTCTGCTTCAGATGCATCAGATGATGATATTCAAGctccaaagaagaagaagagacgGATAGATTTAATCACAGTTGTAGAt gacgacgatgatgatgatgatcatgggGGTGGTGGAAGTGGTAATGAAGATGAGAGCCAATCGGACGACACAGCCGATGAAACATTTCGTTCGGCGTGggctgatgatgaagatgatgagtcTGAAGGTGATGATAAGGAggcagatgatgatgatgcagaagACTTTGGAGCTTTTTCTCCATTACCAGTTGATGATGGTGATGTCAAGGAGAAAGATGGTGATGAGGATAAAGGCGACGATGATGGAGATGAGAAGGAGAAAGATGACGAGTCTGATGGTGCTGAAGACTTTGGAGCTTTGTCTCCATTGacagatgatgatgaggatgagccCATAGAGCTCTCAGATGAGGAAAATGAAGAGGTGAAATCGCTGCCACCTCAAGGTGATGACCATGAGCTTAAAAGTGATTCTGAAAACGACAGTAATGCTGCACACTCAAACCCACCAGATGCAACCTCAAACATTGTTTCTTCATCGGACACAAATATGTCGATAACAAACAGTGTAGATCCAACACCACAATCTGTGTCTTTAAATAATGGACACAGTAAGAACCATGATACAATCACGGCAGGGAAACCTGGAGTTCCAGTAAAAACATCACAAAAGGATGTTCGAACGGCAACCAATGTGGATCCCATGCAGGGGAGGTGA